The following DNA comes from Streptomyces sp. NBC_00690.
TCGCTACAGGCCCACCTTTCTCGAATGGGCGCGATCGCCGGCTCACTGCACGCTTCCGGACACCGCAGCGGCAAGCACCCCGGCACCGTCCGTGGCGCGGGCCGCGACGAGTCGACGACCCGTATCCGCGAGGCCCTCGCGCATCTGATGGAACCCGACAGGGCCAAGCTGCGCCAGCCGCCGGAACAGATCGCGGCCCTCTTCTTCGCGCTGCTCTTCACCCAGCCGCACATGGAGGACGAGCCAGCACTGACCACGCAGGAACTGGTCGAGCTCTTCCTGAACGGCGCCATCGCAGGAGGCACCAAGTGAGCGCACGCACACGAGCGTTGGCGGTAGTGGGCCTCACGGTCCTGGCACCACTCCTGGTGTGGCTGGTCGCAGACCCGGTGCTGGGGCACCAGCTGCAGATCGTCAACGGCGACCAGACGCTCGACATTGGTCCGGTGCCGGTGGCGTTTGTCGCGCTACTGGCGGCCCTCGCCGGCTGGGGACTACTGGCAGCCCTGGAGCGGTTCTGGGTACGGCGCGCCCGCGCCCTCTGGACCGGGGTGGCCATCGCCGTACTGGCCCTGTCCTTCCTGCCGTTGACCGGCGAAGGTACAGACGGCGGCACCCGGGCGGCGCTGGCCCTGATGCACCTGACGGTGGCGGCTGCGCTGATCGTGGGCCTGCGCACGAAGGACGCCGTGACACCGCCGCCATCAAATACACCGTGAACAGCACCAGTCGCAACAGCCCCACCGGAGAGTCGCCCAGCCCGGGATGACCGTCAAAGTGCCCACCACGATCGCGATGAATCCCGGTACCCGACGGTGCGGGCCCGATGCCCAGCAGGAGCGGAACCTCGTGCCAGATCGCTGCGAGGGCCACCCTGAATTGGCTAGGCCGACGATGGCGAAGTCGGAGCCATAGGCGAGGTCTGAGTTGAGGCCAAGGACAGTGCGACCACCGGTGATCATCGGTGAGCAATGGCTGTAGATCAGGTCGTGGCCGCAGTTCACTGCATGCCCCAGGCGTGGGAACGATGACTCATCGAACACGACGTCCAGTTTGAGCATTCCGACCACTCGTACATCAGGAACGGGACTGACCGTGATGCTTGACAGAAGTGTTGTGTTCCTGTGTGCCCATGCCTTCGAACCGGTGGGACGGAGGGTCGTGCCTCCGTCCCACCGACGTGTATCGGCTCAGCGGCCTCACCGGCCAGAACCCGACAGATACGTCCCGAGCCTTGTTCCTGTGAAGGCCGACATCGCCACGGACCGAGCGGTCCCCCGCGGCCGGACCGACGACCGCGGGCGCCGGGCACGGCGACTGGCGGGAAATCTGGTTGCCAAGCACAACGCCGGGATGCGAACGATTCCTCATGACCGAGAAGCAGAGCAGCCCCGCACCGCACGGAGCGGAACGGCCGGACTCCACGGGCACCACTCCCGTCCGGAAGTCCGCCGCAGTCAGCATCGCCGTACCCGACTTCCCCCGTCAGTTCTCCCGTACCCATCGGTTCAGCCTGGGTGTCCCCCGGCACTTCAGCGTCTCACCGGACGGTTGCCGGGTGTTGTTCGTCCGCAGCGCAGGCGGCGAAGATCCGCTGAGTCGACTGTGGCTGTACGAGAACGGCGCCGAGCGGATGCTCGTCGATCCGACCGCGTTGCAGGAGCAGGGGGGCGAACTACCCGCAGCGGAGCGCACCCGGCGCGAGCGGGCGCGCGAGACGGGATCCGGGGTGGTGTCGTACACGACCGACGGCGAGGTTCGGACCGCCGTCTTCGCACTGGGCGGCGAACTGTGGACGGTGGGGACCGATGGCGGTGCACCGCGCCGGATCGCCACCGCGGGGCCGGTGGTGGACCCCCACCCGTCCCCCGACGGCAGCCGGATCGCCTATGTGACCGGGGGCGCCCTCCGTGTGGTGTGCATCGACGGGAGTGACGACCGTCCGTTGGTGGTGCCGGAGACTCCCGAGGTGACCTATGGGCTGAGCGATCACGCATCCGCGGAGTCCATGGGGCGCTCACGCGGCTACTGGTGGTCGCCCGACGGAGAGAAGCTGCTGGTGGCCCGGGTGGACAACTCCCCCGTACAACGCTGGTACATCTCCGATCCCGCCGATCCCGGCAAGCCGCCGGCCGAGATCGCTTACCCGCTGGCGGGGACCGCGAACGCAAAGGTGTCGCTGCATCTGGTGCCCGCTCAAGGGGGCGAGCCGACGGTGGTGCTGCTGCCGGAGTCCGCCCCTCGGGACCCCCATCCGGCGGGCGAGTGGACCGATACGGCGTTCGAGTACATACCGGTGGCAGGCTGGGACGGGATCGGCCCCTTCGCCCAGGTGCAGACCCGGGACCAACGGACCGTACAACTGCTCGCCATCGACGCCGGTACCGGTGCGACCGAGGTGCTGGACCGCTGGCACGATCCCGCCTGGGTGGAGTTGGTGCCCGGGGCGCCGCTGCGGATGCCGTCGGGAGGTCTGGCCCGCACCTTCATCGCGGAGGACTCGCTCACCGGACTGCGCGTGGGGGATGCGGTCAGCCCTGCGGGTGTGAACGTCCGGGAGGTGTTGGGTGCGGACGGGGAGCGGCTCCACTTCCTCGCCAAC
Coding sequences within:
- a CDS encoding TetR/AcrR family transcriptional regulator, with translation MTAAREQTTRRRAPGMLPEQRRAMIIQTAIPLIAEYGASVTTAKVARAAGVGEGTIFRVFADKDELLQACLAEAFSPEHAIRELGAIDMSQPLPDRLAEAAQSLQAHLSRMGAIAGSLHASGHRSGKHPGTVRGAGRDESTTRIREALAHLMEPDRAKLRQPPEQIAALFFALLFTQPHMEDEPALTTQELVELFLNGAIAGGTK
- a CDS encoding DUF6069 family protein, whose protein sequence is MSARTRALAVVGLTVLAPLLVWLVADPVLGHQLQIVNGDQTLDIGPVPVAFVALLAALAGWGLLAALERFWVRRARALWTGVAIAVLALSFLPLTGEGTDGGTRAALALMHLTVAAALIVGLRTKDAVTPPPSNTP
- a CDS encoding S9 family peptidase → MTEKQSSPAPHGAERPDSTGTTPVRKSAAVSIAVPDFPRQFSRTHRFSLGVPRHFSVSPDGCRVLFVRSAGGEDPLSRLWLYENGAERMLVDPTALQEQGGELPAAERTRRERARETGSGVVSYTTDGEVRTAVFALGGELWTVGTDGGAPRRIATAGPVVDPHPSPDGSRIAYVTGGALRVVCIDGSDDRPLVVPETPEVTYGLSDHASAESMGRSRGYWWSPDGEKLLVARVDNSPVQRWYISDPADPGKPPAEIAYPLAGTANAKVSLHLVPAQGGEPTVVLLPESAPRDPHPAGEWTDTAFEYIPVAGWDGIGPFAQVQTRDQRTVQLLAIDAGTGATEVLDRWHDPAWVELVPGAPLRMPSGGLARTFIAEDSLTGLRVGDAVSPAGVNVREVLGADGERLHFLANEDPTEVHVWRYDPLDGFTRISRGAGVHQVHIGGDTLVSESWTPSGRTVSVHSGGVEVGRIAVLAAEPSVTPRPVFLSLGKRELRSQLFLPSWYEKGSGRLPVLLNPYAGAGFQLVVRANGWWTYVSQWFAEQGFAVLVTDGRGTPGRGREWEKAIRGDRLTPALQDQLDALHAAAERFPELDLGAVAIRGWSYGGYLATGAVLRHPEVFHAAVAGGTPTDRRLYDTHWEERFLGHPEVFADAYRRSSLVPDAHRLSRPLLLVHGVADDNVHVAHTLRLSAALVAAGRPHSVLPLSGATHLVTGTDQASGLLVLEAEFLKRSLGL